In Ammoniphilus sp. CFH 90114, the DNA window GACGACTGAGGACAGAATGATAGATTTGGATTGGTTAGCCCTCATCCAGGAAGCAAAAGAGATTGGACTAAGACCTGAGGAAATACGACGATTTTTATCGACA includes these proteins:
- a CDS encoding anti-repressor SinI family protein — protein: MTTEDRMIDLDWLALIQEAKEIGLRPEEIRRFLSTGVFLAESDRKNELKIMSSVNP